A region of Crenobacter cavernae DNA encodes the following proteins:
- a CDS encoding gamma-butyrobetaine hydroxylase-like domain-containing protein: protein MSGLKPDSPVPTEIQLHSQSKILEIAFEDGARFELSCEYLRVYSPSAEVRGHGVGQEVLQVGKRGVNITAIEPVGHYAVKLVFTDGHDSGLYSWSYLYELGAKREQYWQDYLNRLAAAGAARD from the coding sequence ATGTCCGGACTGAAACCTGATAGCCCGGTGCCGACCGAGATCCAGCTGCATTCGCAGTCGAAGATCCTCGAGATCGCCTTCGAGGACGGCGCGCGCTTCGAACTGTCGTGCGAATACCTGCGCGTGTATTCGCCGTCGGCCGAGGTGCGCGGCCACGGCGTCGGCCAGGAGGTGCTGCAGGTCGGCAAGCGCGGCGTGAACATCACCGCGATCGAACCGGTCGGCCACTACGCGGTCAAGCTGGTGTTCACCGACGGCCACGATTCCGGCCTCTACAGCTGGAGCTACCTATACGAGCTGGGCGCCAAGCGCGAACAGTACTGGCAGGATTATCTGAACCGCCTGGCCGCGGCCGGCGCAGCGAGGGATTGA
- the ubiB gene encoding ubiquinone biosynthesis regulatory protein kinase UbiB translates to MRLTRFIKIASTFYRYGLDEFFEDRPRLRLIHGLMTLVPVPRDLGQPLPVRVRLALESLGPIFVKFGQVLSTRRDLLPADYADELARLQDRVPPFPGEDAKRVIEQSLGQPLDALYAEFNLKPVASASVAQVHYARLKNADGSPGHEVAVKVLRPGIAPVIAQDLALMRTLAGLVERYLPDGKRLKPREVVAEFDRHLHDELDLMHEAGNASQLRRNFVGSDQLIVPEVYFDLCSRQVMTMEWMRGIPVSQIDALKNAGVDLKKLSRFGVEIFFTQVFRHGFFHADMHPGNIFVAPDGRYIALDFGIVGSLTELDKHYLAVNFLAFFNRDYLRVATAHIESGWVPKDTRAEELEAAVRTVCEPIFEKPLSQISFGLVLLRLFETSRRFNVEIQPQLVLLQKTLLNIEGLGRQLDPDLDLWATAKPFLVKWMNEQVGWRGLIKTLKNEAPNWATTLPALPRKINEALSAKHAELLITGYTHLMREQKRQNFLLGVIAILLVGLLFWR, encoded by the coding sequence ATGCGCCTCACCCGTTTTATCAAGATCGCGTCCACCTTCTACCGTTATGGTCTCGACGAATTCTTCGAGGATCGTCCGCGCCTGCGTCTGATCCACGGCCTGATGACGCTGGTGCCGGTGCCGCGCGACCTCGGCCAACCCTTGCCGGTGCGCGTGCGCCTCGCGCTCGAATCGCTCGGTCCGATCTTCGTCAAGTTCGGCCAGGTGCTGTCGACGCGGCGCGACCTGCTGCCGGCCGACTACGCCGACGAACTCGCACGCCTGCAGGACAGGGTGCCGCCTTTCCCCGGCGAGGACGCCAAGCGTGTGATCGAGCAAAGCCTCGGCCAACCCTTGGACGCGCTCTACGCCGAATTCAACCTCAAGCCGGTCGCGAGCGCGTCGGTGGCGCAGGTGCACTACGCGCGGCTTAAGAACGCCGATGGTTCGCCCGGCCACGAGGTCGCGGTGAAAGTCTTGCGACCAGGCATCGCGCCGGTGATAGCCCAGGACCTCGCGCTGATGAGGACGCTGGCCGGCCTCGTCGAGCGCTACCTGCCCGACGGCAAGCGCTTGAAGCCGCGCGAGGTGGTCGCCGAATTCGACCGCCACCTGCACGACGAGCTCGACCTGATGCACGAGGCGGGCAACGCGTCGCAACTGAGGCGCAACTTCGTCGGCTCCGACCAGCTGATCGTGCCCGAGGTCTACTTCGACCTGTGCAGCCGGCAGGTGATGACGATGGAGTGGATGCGCGGCATCCCGGTGTCGCAGATCGATGCGCTCAAAAACGCCGGCGTCGACCTGAAAAAGCTTAGCCGCTTCGGCGTCGAGATCTTCTTCACCCAGGTGTTCCGCCACGGCTTCTTCCACGCCGACATGCACCCGGGCAACATCTTCGTCGCGCCCGACGGCCGCTATATCGCGCTCGACTTCGGCATCGTCGGATCGCTGACCGAGCTCGACAAGCACTACCTGGCGGTCAACTTCCTCGCGTTCTTCAACCGCGACTACCTGCGCGTCGCGACCGCGCACATCGAATCGGGCTGGGTGCCGAAGGACACGCGCGCCGAGGAGCTCGAAGCGGCGGTGCGCACCGTGTGCGAGCCGATCTTCGAAAAACCGTTGAGCCAGATCTCGTTCGGCCTGGTGCTGCTGCGCCTGTTCGAGACCAGCCGGCGCTTCAACGTCGAGATCCAGCCGCAGCTGGTGTTGCTGCAGAAGACGCTGCTCAATATCGAGGGCCTCGGCCGCCAGCTCGATCCGGATCTGGATCTGTGGGCGACCGCCAAACCCTTCCTCGTCAAATGGATGAACGAGCAGGTCGGATGGCGCGGTCTCATCAAGACCCTCAAGAACGAGGCGCCGAACTGGGCGACCACCTTGCCGGCGCTGCCGAGGAAGATCAACGAGGCGCTGTCGGCCAAGCACGCCGAGCTGTTGATCACCGGTTACACGCACCTGATGCGCGAACAGAAGCGGCAGAACTTCCTCTTGGGCGTGATCGCGATCCTGCTGGTCGGCTTGCTGTTCTGGCGCTGA
- the aroQ gene encoding type II 3-dehydroquinate dehydratase has translation MTRKILVLHGPNLNLLGVREPQHYGKDTLDDINRRLEKQASAAGFVLDALQSNAEHVLIDRIHAAMNDGTEFVIINPAAFTHTSVAVRDALSGVKLPFIEVHLSNVHAREPFRHHSYFSDVALGVICGLGAHGYELALAHALRVLAAKA, from the coding sequence ATGACCCGGAAAATCTTGGTGCTGCACGGCCCGAACCTGAATCTTCTCGGCGTTCGCGAACCGCAGCACTACGGGAAAGACACGCTGGATGACATCAACCGGCGCCTGGAAAAACAGGCCAGCGCCGCCGGTTTCGTGCTCGACGCGCTGCAAAGCAACGCCGAGCACGTGCTGATCGACCGGATTCACGCCGCGATGAACGACGGCACCGAATTCGTGATCATCAATCCGGCCGCCTTCACCCACACCAGCGTCGCCGTGCGCGACGCACTGTCCGGCGTGAAGCTTCCCTTTATCGAAGTTCATCTATCCAACGTGCACGCACGCGAACCGTTCCGCCACCACTCGTACTTTTCCGACGTGGCGCTCGGCGTGATCTGCGGCCTGGGCGCCCACGGCTACGAGCTGGCGCTCGCGCATGCGTTGCGTGTACTGGCCGCCAAGGCCTGA
- a CDS encoding ubiquinone biosynthesis accessory factor UbiJ, producing the protein MRLSIAVFNHLINQHPVLRAELATRAGRRVAVRLPPLSVEGVITEEGWLAACEGEPEATVRLKHGAAISTLTGREPALSDVLLEGDAELASLVARVIAKLKWDATEDASRLVGDAAAHRLETVVKGVLGFKGAVGWRLAENWLEHLREEAPLLAKKHDVNRFVAEVDALRDDIERCDKRLARLEAACQAPIEKGD; encoded by the coding sequence ATGCGCCTCTCGATTGCCGTGTTCAACCACCTGATCAACCAGCACCCGGTGCTGCGCGCCGAACTCGCCACCCGCGCCGGCCGGCGTGTGGCGGTCCGCCTGCCTCCGCTGTCGGTCGAGGGCGTGATCACCGAGGAGGGCTGGCTTGCCGCCTGCGAGGGCGAACCCGAGGCGACGGTGCGCCTGAAGCACGGCGCAGCGATCTCGACGCTGACCGGCCGCGAGCCGGCGCTGTCCGACGTGCTGCTCGAAGGCGACGCCGAGCTCGCGAGCCTGGTCGCGCGCGTGATCGCGAAGCTGAAGTGGGATGCGACTGAAGACGCGTCGCGCCTCGTCGGCGACGCCGCCGCACACCGGCTCGAGACCGTCGTCAAGGGCGTGCTCGGCTTCAAGGGCGCGGTCGGCTGGCGTCTGGCCGAGAACTGGCTAGAACACCTGCGCGAAGAAGCGCCGCTGCTCGCGAAAAAGCACGACGTGAACCGCTTCGTCGCCGAGGTCGATGCGCTGCGCGACGACATCGAACGTTGCGACAAACGCCTCGCCCGGCTCGAAGCCGCCTGCCAAGCCCCAATCGAAAAGGGCGACTGA
- a CDS encoding LysE family translocator encodes MDGIQHFGAFVAASVMLNLIPGPDTLFILGQSVSRGRRAGLLSALGIGAGALSHTFLATAGLSAVLATSALAFEVVKIVGALYLVWLGIQSLRAGRSRLAEPGLAPVLSGVALFRQAWLTNLLNPKVALFFLAFLPQFVAPGAGGLPFLLLGLTFVATGTLWCLVIALAASKFGAWLRGSGGVGAWLDRACGALFIGLGAQLLLSRSSAA; translated from the coding sequence ATGGACGGTATCCAGCATTTCGGCGCCTTTGTCGCCGCCAGCGTGATGCTCAACCTGATTCCGGGGCCGGACACGCTGTTCATCCTCGGGCAGAGCGTCAGCCGCGGCCGCCGCGCCGGCCTGCTGTCGGCGCTCGGCATCGGCGCGGGCGCGCTGTCGCACACCTTCCTCGCCACGGCCGGGCTGTCGGCGGTGCTCGCGACCTCGGCGCTGGCGTTCGAGGTCGTCAAGATCGTCGGCGCGCTGTACCTCGTGTGGCTCGGTATCCAGAGTCTCCGGGCCGGGCGCTCAAGGTTGGCCGAGCCCGGCCTGGCGCCCGTTCTGTCCGGCGTCGCGCTGTTCCGCCAGGCCTGGCTGACCAACCTGTTGAACCCCAAGGTCGCGCTGTTCTTTCTCGCCTTCCTGCCGCAGTTCGTCGCGCCGGGCGCCGGTGGGCTGCCCTTCCTGCTGCTCGGCCTGACTTTCGTCGCGACCGGCACGCTGTGGTGCCTGGTGATCGCGCTGGCCGCGTCGAAGTTCGGCGCCTGGCTGCGCGGCAGCGGCGGGGTAGGCGCTTGGCTCGACCGCGCCTGCGGCGCGCTCTTTATCGGCCTTGGCGCCCAACTGCTGCTGTCGCGCTCGAGCGCGGCCTAA
- a CDS encoding Mth938-like domain-containing protein has product MKLHQSKNNGNLFTGYGDGFVLINDERFEGNLVVTADSVTAWPVGAFDALEAGHFALVADMAPEVVLFGSGKTIRFPHPRLTAALTNRGVGVEVMDTQAACRTFNILMAEDRKVIAVLFT; this is encoded by the coding sequence ATGAAACTGCATCAATCGAAGAACAACGGCAATCTGTTCACCGGCTACGGAGACGGCTTCGTGCTGATCAACGACGAACGCTTCGAGGGCAACCTCGTCGTCACCGCCGACAGCGTCACCGCCTGGCCGGTCGGCGCGTTCGACGCGCTCGAAGCCGGGCACTTCGCCCTCGTCGCCGACATGGCGCCCGAGGTCGTGCTGTTCGGCAGCGGCAAGACGATCCGCTTCCCGCACCCGCGCCTGACCGCCGCGCTGACCAACCGCGGCGTCGGCGTCGAGGTGATGGACACGCAGGCCGCGTGCCGCACCTTTAACATCCTGATGGCCGAGGACCGCAAGGTGATCGCCGTACTGTTCACCTGA
- the queA gene encoding tRNA preQ1(34) S-adenosylmethionine ribosyltransferase-isomerase QueA, which produces MQLSDFDYLLPENLIAQHPPAERGASRLLLVDGAQRTDSTFASFVDQTRAGDVLVFNDTRVIKARLFGEKASGGKVEALVERVLDAHTVLAHVRASKSPKPGGLITFAGRWQAEMVERDGELFKLRFLAQDNVFDILEASGRLPLPPYIERDTDLDDDARYQTVYAREQGAVAAPTAGLHFTDETLAELRAKGVTLAYVTLHVGAGTFQPVRVENIAEHKMHSEIYEIPQATVDAIAEAKAKGGRVMAIGTTSMRALESAAQQGELKAGRGETDIFITPGYRFRVVDRLLTNFHLPKSTLLMLVSAFAGYDNIRAAYQHAVKHEYRFFSYGDAMLLEREQGDARCPD; this is translated from the coding sequence ATGCAGCTCTCCGATTTCGACTACCTCCTGCCCGAAAACCTGATCGCGCAGCACCCGCCGGCCGAGCGCGGCGCGAGCCGCCTCTTGCTCGTCGACGGCGCGCAGCGCACCGACAGCACCTTCGCCTCCTTCGTCGATCAGACCCGCGCCGGCGACGTGCTGGTGTTCAACGATACGCGCGTGATCAAGGCGCGGCTGTTCGGCGAGAAGGCGTCGGGCGGCAAGGTCGAGGCGCTCGTCGAGCGCGTGCTCGACGCGCATACCGTGCTCGCACACGTCAGGGCCAGCAAGTCGCCCAAACCGGGCGGGCTGATCACCTTCGCCGGCCGCTGGCAGGCCGAGATGGTCGAGCGCGACGGCGAGCTGTTCAAGCTGCGTTTCCTTGCACAAGACAATGTGTTCGACATCCTCGAGGCGTCGGGCAGGCTGCCGCTGCCACCCTATATCGAGCGCGACACCGACCTCGACGACGATGCGCGCTACCAGACCGTCTACGCGCGAGAGCAGGGCGCGGTCGCCGCGCCGACCGCCGGCCTGCACTTCACCGACGAGACGTTGGCCGAGCTTCGCGCAAAAGGCGTGACGCTCGCCTACGTGACCTTGCATGTCGGCGCCGGCACCTTCCAGCCGGTGCGTGTAGAGAACATCGCCGAGCACAAGATGCACAGCGAGATTTATGAGATCCCGCAGGCGACCGTCGACGCGATCGCCGAAGCGAAGGCTAAAGGCGGTCGCGTGATGGCTATAGGCACCACCAGCATGCGCGCGCTCGAGTCGGCGGCGCAGCAGGGCGAGCTGAAGGCCGGCCGAGGCGAGACCGACATCTTCATCACGCCGGGTTACCGCTTCCGCGTGGTCGACCGCCTGCTGACCAACTTCCACCTGCCGAAGTCGACGCTGTTGATGCTGGTATCGGCGTTCGCCGGCTACGACAATATCCGCGCGGCCTATCAGCATGCCGTGAAACACGAATACCGCTTCTTCAGCTACGGCGACGCGATGCTGCTCGAGCGCGAACAAGGAGACGCCCGATGTCCGGACTGA
- the ubiE gene encoding bifunctional demethylmenaquinone methyltransferase/2-methoxy-6-polyprenyl-1,4-benzoquinol methylase UbiE, translating to MSDQQTHFGFKNVAESEKAQKVAEVFHSVAQKYDVMNDLMSGGMHRVWKHFTLNTAGVKPGDKVLDIAGGTGDLSRGWARRAGKTGEVWLTDINSSMLTVGRDRLLDEGLVLPVSLADAEKLPFPDNYFNLVSVAFGLRNMTHKDAALKEMYRVLKPGGKLLVLEFSKVWKPLSPFYDLYSFKALPIMGKLVANDAESYQYLAESIRMHPDQETLKAMMQDAGFGKVDYHNLSAGVVALHKGYKF from the coding sequence ATGAGCGATCAACAGACCCATTTCGGCTTCAAGAACGTCGCCGAATCGGAAAAGGCGCAGAAGGTCGCCGAGGTGTTCCACTCGGTCGCGCAGAAGTACGACGTGATGAACGACCTGATGTCGGGCGGCATGCACCGCGTGTGGAAGCACTTCACGCTGAACACCGCCGGCGTGAAGCCGGGCGACAAGGTGCTCGACATCGCCGGCGGCACCGGCGACCTGTCGCGAGGCTGGGCCCGCCGCGCCGGCAAGACCGGCGAAGTGTGGCTGACCGACATCAACAGCTCGATGCTGACCGTCGGCCGCGACCGCTTGCTCGACGAGGGGCTCGTGCTGCCGGTGTCGCTCGCCGACGCCGAGAAGCTGCCATTCCCGGACAACTACTTCAACCTGGTGTCGGTCGCCTTCGGCTTGCGCAACATGACGCACAAGGACGCGGCGCTCAAGGAGATGTACCGCGTGCTCAAGCCGGGCGGCAAGCTCTTGGTGCTCGAATTCTCCAAGGTGTGGAAGCCGCTGTCGCCGTTCTACGACCTGTATTCGTTCAAGGCGCTGCCGATCATGGGCAAGCTGGTCGCGAATGATGCGGAAAGCTACCAGTACCTGGCCGAATCGATCCGCATGCACCCGGACCAGGAGACGCTCAAAGCCATGATGCAGGACGCCGGCTTCGGCAAGGTCGACTACCACAATCTGTCTGCCGGCGTGGTCGCGCTGCACAAGGGCTACAAGTTCTAA
- the accB gene encoding acetyl-CoA carboxylase biotin carboxyl carrier protein: protein MDLRKLKKLIDLVEESGIAELEVTEGEEKVRITRVSAAAQVSYIPQPAAYQLPQAPAAAPAAPVEAAAPALDTKNALKSPMVGTFYLSPSPGAKAFVEVGQSVSVGDTLCIIEAMKLMNEITAEHSGVVKAVLVEDGQPVEFGEPLFVIE, encoded by the coding sequence ATGGATCTGCGTAAACTGAAGAAACTGATCGACCTCGTCGAAGAATCCGGCATCGCCGAACTCGAGGTCACCGAAGGCGAAGAGAAAGTCCGCATCACCCGCGTGTCCGCCGCCGCCCAGGTCAGCTACATTCCGCAGCCCGCCGCCTACCAACTGCCGCAAGCTCCGGCCGCCGCTCCGGCCGCCCCAGTCGAAGCCGCCGCGCCGGCGCTCGACACCAAGAACGCACTGAAGTCGCCGATGGTCGGCACCTTCTACCTCAGCCCGAGCCCGGGCGCGAAGGCCTTCGTCGAAGTCGGCCAGAGCGTGTCGGTCGGCGATACGCTGTGCATCATCGAAGCGATGAAGCTGATGAATGAGATCACCGCCGAGCACTCGGGCGTGGTGAAAGCCGTGCTGGTCGAAGACGGTCAGCCAGTCGAATTCGGCGAGCCGCTGTTCGTTATCGAATGA